In Streptococcus porcinus, the genomic window ACAGTCTCCACAGAACTGTAATCAAATGTTTTTAAAGCAAAATGAACCAAAGCTCTAGATGTGTCTTTTTCTTTTAATGAAACCGAGTCTTCCAGATCAAACATAATTGAATCTGCTCCATAAAGCGGAGCATCTCTAAGCATAGCTGCGTTTGCACCTGGAACAAACATCATAGTTCTTCTTAAACGTTCCATGTGTCAATCTCCTTCCAGTTGTATTGATCAATACCTGCTGCACGGTGCACAGCCACAAGAGTCCGAGCCTGAATCGTGCAATCAAGGGCGCCTTTGTCAACAGCGTGAACAGAGGCTTTGTCAACACCTAAATGTTTTAAGGATTCTTCAATGACCTGACGAATGCGACGGCCAAATTGTTTCTCAACACTACTTTCCAAATCAATCGTAATGCCATTTGTAGCTGGACTAACCGTAATCATGATATCGCTTGATTCCAAACTTCCTGCAACTGCAGTTTGTGAAATTTCCATAAATATACCTCTCTATCTTGATGTCTGACATCTGATTGGTAGATGTTAGGCAAGTCTTAACTTTATTTATTTTTCTGGCAATAACTTAATCAGAAGTTCTGCCACGGCGTAAAGTATTCCTAAAACGATAAATACTCCTGCCATTCCTAGCGCCATAAGCTCAAATGCCATGACTAAATGTTCCATATTCATAATTATCTATCCTCTTCTAATTATCAATCTATTCTTAGCTAAAGAATGATAGTAGTAAACCACCCGCAATAACAGAGGCAATTTGACCAGAAACGTTAGCCCCGACAGCATACATTAGGATGAAATTCTGTGGGTCCTCATCAGTTGCCATTTTTTGAATGACACGGCTTGACATCGGAAAGGCTGAGATACCAGCCGCACCTATCATCGGATTAATTTTATTTTTGCGGAATAGATTTAAAATTTTTGCAAACACAACACCACCGATGGAATCCATAATAAAGGCAACTAAGCCAAAGAGAATAATCATTAATGTTTGGAAATTCAAGAAAAGATCAGCCTGCATCTTAACAGAGATTGTTAATCCTAAAAGAATTGATACAATGTTTACCAGCTCATTTTGTGCGGTCATTGAAAGACGGTCTAAAACACCACACTCCCTTAATAAATTACCAAACATCAGGAATCCAACTAAGGGTAATGAAATCGGAGCTATGAAACCCGCTACAAAAGTAATAACAATTGGGAATAAAATTTTTGTTAGCTTCGAAACACTTTCTGCCTTATAGGTCATACGGATTTGACGTTCTTTTTTAGTTGTTACTAATTTGATTGCAAAAGGTTGAATGATCGGCACCAAAGCCATATATGAATAAGCTGCAACCGTAATTGGTCCTAATAGCTTAGGTGCTAATTGATTGGCAACAAAGATTGAAGTAGGGCCATCTGCTGCACCTATAATCCCAATTGATGCCGCTTCTTTAATATCAAAACCTGCCATGACTGCAACAACCACAACAAAGAAAATCCCGAACTGTGCTGCCGCTCCAAATAGTAACATAAATGGATTTTGAAGAAGTGGACCAAAATCAATCATAGCTCCAATTCCGATAAAGATTAGAAGTGGGAACAATTCTGTCCCGATCCCAATATTAAACAGAGTATCAAAAACACCCTCTTGGTGTACGCCATTAACAACTTGAGTTAAGACACCTGTACCAGGAAAATTGACTAAAATTGTTCCCAGTCCCATTGGAACCAATAGAGTTGGTTCATATTCTTTTTTAATCCCTAAATACATTAATAGCCCACCGATGATCATCATCGTAATTTGTGGGATGGTAATAGAGGTTAAACCTTGAATTAATATTTCCACGTGACACTTCCTTTTCTAAATTCTTTCCAAACTTAATTGATAGTGATCAAACCATCACCTGCATTAACACTTTGTCCTGGAGAAACATGAATAGCTGAGACAGTTCCTGCTTGACTAGCAACAATTTCATTTTCCATTTTCATGGCTTCCAGAATCATCAATGGCTGATTCTCAGAAACAATGTCTCCAACATTGACAAGAATTTTCAAAATAGTACCAGGCATAGGGGATGCCATCGCGTCAGCACTTGCAGGAGCTACCGGACTGGCTATTGGAGCAGCGCTTTCTTCCACTACTGGGGTAGCATTCTCAACTGGAGCTACCGGGCTTGGGGCCGGAGCTACTGGAGCTGGCGTAACTGCCCCTCCAATTTCTTCCATTTCTACCATGTATTCTTTCCCATCAATTGTAATTTTAAATTTACGTAACATCTTATTATTCTCCCAAAATTTCATTTTTTTTACGATAAACGGATTTAACCACAAACTGTTTATCCGGTTTGTCTATACTAGCAATACTGGTTGCAATTAAAGAAACCGTTAAAAGCTCGGGGTTCCTTTGCCAAATTTTCTTGACCTTGAACTGGCTTTTTGGTTGATCTCCAGCAGCAATTGCAGTTGCAATTAAGCTCACTAGGGTTGAATCATCAGATTCTGCAGGGATGTACCCAGGTAGTAATTCCCAGTCATCTTTTTCTTGACTTTCTATTGTAGATGATTGATGACTATTACCTGAAGTGATTCCTTTTCGACCGAACAGGCGCTGAAATATTCCCATTAATTTCCTCCTTTCATCTCCTTATGATATGATGACAGACCAGTGGTCTATAGACTTTATACGCTAATGCTATTATATAATGAAAACGCATTTATGATTGGCTTTTTTGTGTTTTTTCATTTTCAGATATTATCATTGAAATGAAAATAAAGAAAATGTGAACTTTTTCTCAAGTTTTTGTTTTTTTATTGTTTTTTCTTAAAAAACCGCTTTCATTTTCAACCGCTTTCATATAAACTATGGTTGTCACTTATCTCAATGACAGACTTTTTAATCGAAATGTCTAGAAAATTATAATTATTAAGTAACCCCTATTTTGTAAACTAAATAAATTATATAAAGGAGAGGCTTATGTTACTCACTATTTTGGCTTATGCCATGATTGCCATTTTCATGTACGTGGTTATGTCCAAGAAAATGTCACCTCTATCAGCATTAGTAATGGTTCCCCTTATTTTTACCATTATTGCTTTCTTCACTGGTGTCACTGATATTACTGCAGATCCAGCATTTGTAAAATCACTTGGTGATGCAAAAATTGCCAACAATTTATCAGCAGTTGGACCAATGGTTCTATATGGAATCAACCAAACAGCAAAAACAGGGATTATGCTACTCTTTGCAATCCTTTACTTTTCAATCATGCTGGACACTGGCTTATTTGATCCAATAACTGAAAAGATGATTCGTTTTGCCAAAGGCGATCCAATGAAGGTTTTAATGGCCACAGCTATTGTATCAGCGGCCGTTTCAATGAATGGAGATGGTACAACAACAACGTTAATTGTTGTTTCAGCCTTCTTACCAATCTACCAAAAATTAAATATGAAAGTCATGAACCTAGGTGTATTGATTATTCTTCAAAACACTATCATGAACCTACTGCCTTGGGGAGGACCAACAGCGCGTGCAATGTCTGTCCTTAATGTCGGCTCTGAAATTTTAGCCTTCCTAGCACCTGGAATGATTATTTCACTACTTTACGTTATCTTCATTGTAGCTCCAAGCATGGGACGGAAAGAACGTAAACGTTTAGGGATTACAAATCTATCAGATCAAGAAATGAAAAAATTAACAGAAATTTCTGATCCTGAAAAAGAAGCAACCCGTCGTCCAGATTTATTCCTTTTCAATGGGATTATGACTATCGTTCTTATTACATGGTTAGTCGCTGGATCATTTATTCCAGCCATTCAAGTCCCTTCTCTTTTACTCTTTGCAGTTGGAACAATTGTAGCTCTCATGGTGAACTATCCTAACCTAAAAGACCAATCTAAACGTATTGGTGATAACGCTGGCGATGCCGTGCAAGTTGTTATTCTCGTTTTCGCTGCTGGGATTTTTATGGGACTCTTCCAAGGATCAGGTATGGCAAATGCTTTAGCGCAAAGCTTTACAACCATTATTCCTAAACAACTGGCTGGTTTCTGGGGATTAATTATTGCCCTCTTATCTGCTCCAGGTACTTTCTTCTTATCAAATGATGGTTTCTACTATGGCATCATGCCAGTCCTAGCTCAAGCTGGCGCTCGTTACGGGTTTGACAACATGTCAATGGCTCTAGCATCACTCATGGGACAAGCCTTCCACTTACTAAGCCCTCTTGTTGCTTTCATTTACCTTCTTCTTCGCCTGACTGGCTTGGATATGGGAGAATGGCAAAGAACGGCTGGTAAATATGCACTTGGGATTTTCATCATCTTTATCCTAACCATTATTCTAATGGGGCATATGCCAATCTATATCCCTCAATAATGAGTTGCTACCTCCAATAAACAGGTTATTCTCCTTGAAGGATAACCTGTTTTTAATTACTAGCTCCAAATTAGCTTATCCCAATGAGTCTATATTTATTCAAATAAATTGGTTATAATGAAAAGAAAAGTAAGAAGGAGATCTTATGAATTCAGTTACCAATGTAGTCAAAAAAAACTTAGAATTATCCAAAAATATTCCTCTTAAGATTGCTTTATATGAGGCCTTCAAAAAAACCATTGTTTTAAGAGAAATACCTGCAGGAACCCGCATTAATGAAAAAGAATTTTCTACTGAACTAAATATTAGCAGGACACCCATCCGTTATGCTCTTAGTGTTCTTCAAGAAGAAAAGCTCGTTGAACATATTCCAAACAGAGGGATTATCGTCAAAGGCGTCAGCCTACAAGATGCTCATGAAATTTTCGAAATCCGTAAATCATTAGATACCTTAGCATCAACTACAGCTATGAATAAAATGACTAAGGAAGATTTTGATGAAATGAAACAGCTCTTAGAGACCTGTGAAGGTTATTTATTAGATCATGAAATTGATAAAGTACTCCAAAATTTCAATGATTTTAATAACCTTATCTATGAGAAGAGTCAGATGCTACGCTTAAAAGAAATTGTTTCAAGATTACAAACTTACTTACTCTATTTTCGCCGTATCTCCATTTCTTCTGACGCACGTCGTCGAAATGCATTAGATGAGCACTGGATGATTTATCGAGGAATGAAGAATAAAGACTATCAGCAGGTTACCTTGATTACCCATGAACATCTAAACCATTCTTTAGAATTTATTATTCAAGAAATGGAACAGACTAATGACTAGCCAGCAAAAAATAGCTATTTTTAGCCAATTAGCAACTAAGGCACTACTCTATGAAGTGACCTTAACACCCAAGCCAGGATTAGTTGACAGTGCAAATAACGGTTCTCATACTGATATGACCTTGACCACTTTCTTAGATTCTACTCTAGCTCTTGCTCCCCATTTTCAACGCTACGTTGAATTGGGCTATAAACACCACCAAAAAAAACCTCAAGAACTCTTCAACTTGCTTAGACAAGAGGGAATTTTAGCAGAAAAAGCCATGTTTCAAGCAACTAATGGTATCAATACCCATAAGGGTGTCAACTTTTCCTTTGCTTTACTCCTAGGCTCTACCGGTGCCCATCTCGCCAAGCATCCAGAACTCTTGGAAAAAGCTACTTTTTCTGCAGCAGATAGCCAAGCTATTTGTCAAGCTATTATCCCAATGACCAGTCATTTGATTGAAATAGATTTAGGAGATTTGCAGAGCAAAACAGAATTAACCTATGGTGAAAAACTCTATCTTCATTATGGAATTAAGGGTCCAAGAGGCGAAGCCAGTCAAGGCTACCCTAGTGTCTGGAAAAAATCTCTGCCTTACCTTCGACAACTTGCAAAGGGAGAAATGACAAGTCGAGAACGGCAGTTACGATTATTAGTCTTTCTCATGACTTTTGTTGAAGATGCCAATCTTATTCACAGAGGTAGTATTGAAGACCTGTACCAAGTTCAAGCAGATAGCCAAATACTTCTAAAAAAGGCAACTCATTTTGAACATTTGGTATCTAACTTAGAAAGATATAATCAAAGCATGGTAGAACGCAACCTTAGCCCTGGTGGGGCGGCCGACCTTTTAGCCCTTAGCTTCTATTTTGCTTTCTTAGAAAAACTTTTATAAGCCAAAAACAGGATGCCTATAAGCATCCTGTTATTTAGCTGAATAAATAAAAAACTATTTTAATCAGTAGTGGCATAACAATAACTGTATACATGGTCCGACTAATCTGAATTCCAGCAATTTTAGCCATATCTCCTCCCAATTCACCCGCTAAGAGAGAAATATCTGTCGCTCCCGCTGGTGATGACGCAAAAAGAGCCGATTGAAGATCCAGTACTTTTCTTTTAAACATAAGATAGCCAAAAAAAGCATTAATCAGTAAATAACTAGTCAACATTAACAAAATTGGAATCAATAGGTGACGCATAGCTAGCAAACTATTATGAGTGAAACTAGACCCAATCAAAGCTCCGGCCATGATTTGTGCAAAATAGCGGATATTTGGGGTCATTTGTATAGTTGCTCTTTTGATTTTTAAAACCGAAGAAGCTAGAAGTGAAAAGATTAGTGCTCCAACCGGAATACCTATAGCATTACCAACTAAGCCCGCAATGGTTGACACTAAGAGAATCAGCAAATCATTTGCAAGTTGATTCTTGCTGGTCAGAGAGTCTGTGACTTTTTTTGCTGGCTCTAAAGCGACAGCCCTTTTTTGTCTTAACTCTGGCGCCAAGCGGTTGACGATAAAAGAGATCCAGAGGGGTAAGATAAGCAACATACCAACTAAACGAACTGACTGCATGGTGGCGACGATATCGGGTTTTGCTCCCATATCAATAGCCATTAGAGAAACATCGACAATTCCACCAGGTAAGCACGAGAGGTAAGCTGTGACCATATCCATCTGAAAAAAGGTTATAAAAATTGTGCCTAAGATAAACATATTTAAAGTAAAGAGGGTCATCAGACCAGCTATGGCTTTGCTTAACTGAGGTAAATTTAAGAGATCCCTTTTTGATATTTGCTGTCCAATATAAGCTCCACTAATGATTTGAGCTAAAACCTTCATATGATGATAAACAGCCATTTCCCCTGTCATTATCGACACTATAGCCACTGCTATCATACTCCCAATCATAAAATGCCCAGGCATTCTTAGCTTTTTAGCAAGTAGGCCTCCAACTAATCCTACCATCAAAGTCACTCCAAAACGAATCACTTAAACTCCAATCTCATTTTCATTTTAGTGCTGAGTTATACTAACTGTCGCCTTTCTTCTTATCTCTTACTAATCTAAAATCAGTGGTTTAATCTTTTTTACCACATCAAGTAAAGTGCCATCGCGTGCTTCGACGATTGCAACGATTTCATCTTCCCATTCGAGATTACTTGGTCGACCGACTAAACTATAGGCTTTTTCTTTCAATGCGTCAATCTCTACGTGAGCAATTCCTGCCTCATCAAGCCACTTTTTGATATCTTCTCTCAAGGGGTTAACGGCGATGCCATAGTCTGTCACTAACACATCAATACAATCACCTGGTGTTGTTACAGTAACAACTTTTTCACAAACTGTAGCCATTCTCCCCCTAGTTAGTGGGGTAACAACAATACAACACTTACTTCCAGCTGCGGTATCTGGATGCCCTCCAGGGGCTCCTCTTAAAATACCGTCAGAACCTGTAATGACATTAACATTGAAGTCAGTATCAATTTCTAAAGCTGAAAGAACCACAAAGTCCAACATGTTAACAAACGCTCCCTTATTAAAAGGATTTGCATATTGACTAACACTTATTTCATGGTGTTTTGAATTTTTTTCTAGATGTTCCCCAGCTGGCAGATCAAAATTCTGAACATCAAAAATATGTCCAACTAAACCTTTATCTTGAAGGTCACAGATTGCATTACTAATTCCACCTACAGCAAAGCCCATCTTAACATTTTTTTGACGCATATGGCTTTCTAAAAAGCGGTTTACAGCTAATGAGGGACCACCTGCACCAGTCTGGAAAGAGAAACCCTCTTTAAAGTAAGGAGTTGCTGCAATAATATTAGCAACATTTTCTGCCATCATCAGTTCCCTAGGGTCTTGAGTCATACGCGCTTCCTTGGTCGCAATTTTTTTATTATTTCCAATAGCATCAACAAGTACAACATAATCAACATTTGTAGCATCAACTGTACAAGGAATGTTAGGGTAATCATTAAGCGTATCTGTCACAATAACAGTATAATCAGCATAATAAGAATCATCAATCGCATAACCCATAGAACCAAAATTATTTTTTCCACCAGTTCCCTTTGCGTTACCTTGTTTATCGCAAGAAGCTGCTGCCATAAAAGCAATATCAATATGGACGTCTCCAGTAGATATTGCACGTGGCCGTCCTCCATGGCTTCGAATAATAGCGGGTGTTTTTAATTTTCCAGCAGAAATTACTTCGCCAATCCTACCACGGATACCTGATGTTTGAACCCCCGTCACATAGCCTGCTTCAATATAATCGGCAATTAGGTCCTGTGCATCACCAAGTGAGGTTGCAGCAATCGTTAAATCTCTAACGCCAAGCTCCTCAACCAATACCTTCGTTACCGTACTCATGACATAATCTCCATTTCGGAGTGCGTGGTGAAAAGAGATTGTCATTCCATCTCGAACACCAATCTTTTGACAGACTTCTTTAATTGATCCAACAACTTTACTATCTATGGGTTTAACGACTGGGCAAGAGTGAGGGGCATCTTTTTTATAGATTCTGCCATCCATATAATACTTGCCTTGATAAATGTCTTTGTCCTCTCCTAACAATATTTCAGGAATATCCCGATTCACTGCGTTCTTCATAGTTCTATCCCTTCTTACATATCACCGTGGTAAACACCACTCGCTTTGGCCAAATCAATAATTCTTTGTGCCTCTTCAAAGAATGGTTTATCAACCATTTTACCATCAACGGTGTAAACACCGACTCCATTTGTAAGCTGCTCATTCATGGAACGCAGAAGCTTCTCAGCATAAGTAATTTCTTCTTTAGTTGGCGCAAATAACTGGTGCACCAAACGGATTTGGCGAGGATTAATAATAGATTTCCCATCAAATCCCATTTTACGATCTAATTCAACTTCTTCGCGATAACCTTCCATATCCTCAATTCGTGGGTAATTGGTATCGTAACATTGAATGCCTGCTGCGCGTGCTGCTAGTAACATGAGCCCACGAGCTGTATTTATCTCTATACCACCCTTTTCAATTCCGACACGCATTGATTTACGGAAATCTCCGCCAGCAATGGCTACTCCAAACATTCTATCTGAAGCCATACAAATTTCGAGGGCATTAAGAATGCCTAATGGACTTTCAAGAGCAGCCATTAATAGTGTACGCCCTTCTTCTTTACCAAACTCTCTCTCAGCTGCTAATACAGCAGCCTCGACAGTTTTCACATCTTTAGCTGACTCGCATTTTGCTATCCTTATGCCGTCAGCCCCACCAGCTACAGCTACACGGACATCTTCTTGCCAATGCGGTGTATCAAGTCCATTGATTCGAACTAACACTTCTGTATTCCCATAATCAATAGTCGTCAGAGCATGATAGAGGGAGAATCGGGCAGCATCTTTTTGATTCTCTGCAACAGCATCTTCTAAATCTAAAATGAGACTATCTGAGCCAAAAATATAGGCATCTTTCAGAAGTGCAGGATTTTGTGCATTTAAAAACATCATCGTGCGACGCAAGCGATTTTTTAGTGGTTTTGATCTTGTTATTGGCATTAGAGTTCCCCCCATGGAATATTACCTTTAGATAAATCATTGCTTCTATAAATAGCAGTTTGAATGCGAGCTTTGATAGTACAATCTAAAGCACCTTTGTCAACCATTATTAGCTTACCAGAAGTGACACCTAAACGTTCAAGCACTTCATAAACTGTTTTTTGAATGGCTAAACCATATTGATTCATGACGCTACTTTCGATGCTGACCTGCAAAGTATCGTGTGGTTCCACAATAACCTGAACATCCGAGGATTCTAATGTTCCAGCAATAGCTACTTTTTTGATTTCCATATCATACTCCTTGAACTTTGTTACTTCCATTATAACTAGCCATAATAAGAAGTAAAAGGTCAACTTGTCATCATCTTCCATGCCAATTAGGAATAGTTGCTATTTTCTGGGGAGTTAACAAAGTCATAATAACTAGGCTTTCATTCTTCTTTTTTTCTTTCTATGGTCTAC contains:
- the citD gene encoding citrate lyase acyl carrier protein produces the protein MEISQTAVAGSLESSDIMITVSPATNGITIDLESSVEKQFGRRIRQVIEESLKHLGVDKASVHAVDKGALDCTIQARTLVAVHRAAGIDQYNWKEIDTWNV
- a CDS encoding OadG-related small transporter subunit, producing the protein MNMEHLVMAFELMALGMAGVFIVLGILYAVAELLIKLLPEK
- a CDS encoding sodium ion-translocating decarboxylase subunit beta, yielding MEILIQGLTSITIPQITMMIIGGLLMYLGIKKEYEPTLLVPMGLGTILVNFPGTGVLTQVVNGVHQEGVFDTLFNIGIGTELFPLLIFIGIGAMIDFGPLLQNPFMLLFGAAAQFGIFFVVVVAVMAGFDIKEAASIGIIGAADGPTSIFVANQLAPKLLGPITVAAYSYMALVPIIQPFAIKLVTTKKERQIRMTYKAESVSKLTKILFPIVITFVAGFIAPISLPLVGFLMFGNLLRECGVLDRLSMTAQNELVNIVSILLGLTISVKMQADLFLNFQTLMIILFGLVAFIMDSIGGVVFAKILNLFRKNKINPMIGAAGISAFPMSSRVIQKMATDEDPQNFILMYAVGANVSGQIASVIAGGLLLSFFS
- a CDS encoding acetyl-CoA carboxylase biotin carboxyl carrier protein subunit, with translation MLRKFKITIDGKEYMVEMEEIGGAVTPAPVAPAPSPVAPVENATPVVEESAAPIASPVAPASADAMASPMPGTILKILVNVGDIVSENQPLMILEAMKMENEIVASQAGTVSAIHVSPGQSVNAGDGLITIN
- a CDS encoding CitMHS family transporter is translated as MLLTILAYAMIAIFMYVVMSKKMSPLSALVMVPLIFTIIAFFTGVTDITADPAFVKSLGDAKIANNLSAVGPMVLYGINQTAKTGIMLLFAILYFSIMLDTGLFDPITEKMIRFAKGDPMKVLMATAIVSAAVSMNGDGTTTTLIVVSAFLPIYQKLNMKVMNLGVLIILQNTIMNLLPWGGPTARAMSVLNVGSEILAFLAPGMIISLLYVIFIVAPSMGRKERKRLGITNLSDQEMKKLTEISDPEKEATRRPDLFLFNGIMTIVLITWLVAGSFIPAIQVPSLLLFAVGTIVALMVNYPNLKDQSKRIGDNAGDAVQVVILVFAAGIFMGLFQGSGMANALAQSFTTIIPKQLAGFWGLIIALLSAPGTFFLSNDGFYYGIMPVLAQAGARYGFDNMSMALASLMGQAFHLLSPLVAFIYLLLRLTGLDMGEWQRTAGKYALGIFIIFILTIILMGHMPIYIPQ
- a CDS encoding GntR family transcriptional regulator; the encoded protein is MNSVTNVVKKNLELSKNIPLKIALYEAFKKTIVLREIPAGTRINEKEFSTELNISRTPIRYALSVLQEEKLVEHIPNRGIIVKGVSLQDAHEIFEIRKSLDTLASTTAMNKMTKEDFDEMKQLLETCEGYLLDHEIDKVLQNFNDFNNLIYEKSQMLRLKEIVSRLQTYLLYFRRISISSDARRRNALDEHWMIYRGMKNKDYQQVTLITHEHLNHSLEFIIQEMEQTND
- the citG gene encoding triphosphoribosyl-dephospho-CoA synthase CitG; this translates as MTSQQKIAIFSQLATKALLYEVTLTPKPGLVDSANNGSHTDMTLTTFLDSTLALAPHFQRYVELGYKHHQKKPQELFNLLRQEGILAEKAMFQATNGINTHKGVNFSFALLLGSTGAHLAKHPELLEKATFSAADSQAICQAIIPMTSHLIEIDLGDLQSKTELTYGEKLYLHYGIKGPRGEASQGYPSVWKKSLPYLRQLAKGEMTSRERQLRLLVFLMTFVEDANLIHRGSIEDLYQVQADSQILLKKATHFEHLVSNLERYNQSMVERNLSPGGAADLLALSFYFAFLEKLL
- a CDS encoding AbrB family transcriptional regulator, which translates into the protein MVGLVGGLLAKKLRMPGHFMIGSMIAVAIVSIMTGEMAVYHHMKVLAQIISGAYIGQQISKRDLLNLPQLSKAIAGLMTLFTLNMFILGTIFITFFQMDMVTAYLSCLPGGIVDVSLMAIDMGAKPDIVATMQSVRLVGMLLILPLWISFIVNRLAPELRQKRAVALEPAKKVTDSLTSKNQLANDLLILLVSTIAGLVGNAIGIPVGALIFSLLASSVLKIKRATIQMTPNIRYFAQIMAGALIGSSFTHNSLLAMRHLLIPILLMLTSYLLINAFFGYLMFKRKVLDLQSALFASSPAGATDISLLAGELGGDMAKIAGIQISRTMYTVIVMPLLIKIVFYLFS
- the citF gene encoding citrate lyase subunit alpha → MKNAVNRDIPEILLGEDKDIYQGKYYMDGRIYKKDAPHSCPVVKPIDSKVVGSIKEVCQKIGVRDGMTISFHHALRNGDYVMSTVTKVLVEELGVRDLTIAATSLGDAQDLIADYIEAGYVTGVQTSGIRGRIGEVISAGKLKTPAIIRSHGGRPRAISTGDVHIDIAFMAAASCDKQGNAKGTGGKNNFGSMGYAIDDSYYADYTVIVTDTLNDYPNIPCTVDATNVDYVVLVDAIGNNKKIATKEARMTQDPRELMMAENVANIIAATPYFKEGFSFQTGAGGPSLAVNRFLESHMRQKNVKMGFAVGGISNAICDLQDKGLVGHIFDVQNFDLPAGEHLEKNSKHHEISVSQYANPFNKGAFVNMLDFVVLSALEIDTDFNVNVITGSDGILRGAPGGHPDTAAGSKCCIVVTPLTRGRMATVCEKVVTVTTPGDCIDVLVTDYGIAVNPLREDIKKWLDEAGIAHVEIDALKEKAYSLVGRPSNLEWEDEIVAIVEARDGTLLDVVKKIKPLILD
- a CDS encoding aldolase/citrate lyase family protein, with amino-acid sequence MPITRSKPLKNRLRRTMMFLNAQNPALLKDAYIFGSDSLILDLEDAVAENQKDAARFSLYHALTTIDYGNTEVLVRINGLDTPHWQEDVRVAVAGGADGIRIAKCESAKDVKTVEAAVLAAEREFGKEEGRTLLMAALESPLGILNALEICMASDRMFGVAIAGGDFRKSMRVGIEKGGIEINTARGLMLLAARAAGIQCYDTNYPRIEDMEGYREEVELDRKMGFDGKSIINPRQIRLVHQLFAPTKEEITYAEKLLRSMNEQLTNGVGVYTVDGKMVDKPFFEEAQRIIDLAKASGVYHGDM
- the citD gene encoding citrate lyase acyl carrier protein, with the protein product MEIKKVAIAGTLESSDVQVIVEPHDTLQVSIESSVMNQYGLAIQKTVYEVLERLGVTSGKLIMVDKGALDCTIKARIQTAIYRSNDLSKGNIPWGEL